Proteins from one Prinia subflava isolate CZ2003 ecotype Zambia chromosome 4, Cam_Psub_1.2, whole genome shotgun sequence genomic window:
- the PSMC2 gene encoding 26S proteasome regulatory subunit 7 has protein sequence MPDYLGADQRKTKEEEKEDKPIRALDEGDIALLKTYGQSTYSRQIKQVEDDIQQLLKKINELTGIKESDTGLAPPALWDLAADKQTLQSEQPLQVARCTKIINADSEDPKYIINVKQFAKFVVDLSDQVAPTDIEEGMRVGVDRNKYQIHIPLPPKIDPTVTMMQVEEKPDVTYSDVGGCKEQIEKLREVVETPLLHPERFVNLGIEPPKGVLLFGPPGTGKTLCARAVANRTDACFIRVIGSELVQKYVGEGARMVRELFEMARTKKACLIFFDEIDAIGGARFDDGAGGDNEVQRTMLELINQLDGFDPRGNIKVLMATNRPDTLDPALMRPGRLDRKIEFSLPDLEGRTHIFKIHARSMSVERDIRFELLARLCPNSTGAEIRSVCTEAGMFAIRARRKIATEKDFLEAVNKVIKSYAKFSATPRYMTYN, from the exons ATGCCGGATTACCTGGGAGCCGACCAGAGGAAAaccaaggaggaggagaaggaggacaAACCCATCCGCG CTCTTGATGAAGGAGATATTGCCTTGCTGAAAACATAT GGCCAGAGCACGTACTCAAGGCAGATCAAGCAAGTAGAAGATGATATTCAACAACTGCTTAAGAAAATCAATGAGCTCACTG GAATCAAGGAATCCGACACTGGCTTGGCCCCTCCTGCCCTTTGGGATCTGGCTGCAGATAAACAAACTCTCCAAAGTGAGCAACCATTGCAAGTTGCAAG GTGCACAAAGATCATCAATGCAGACTCCGAGGATCCCAAGTACATTATCAATGTCAAGCAATTTGCCAAGTTCGTGGTGGATCTCAGTGACCAGGTGGCACCTACTGACATAGAGGAAGGCATGAGAGTTGG GGTGGACAGAAACAAGTACCAAATCCATATCCCCTTGCCTCCAAAGATTGATCCCACAGTCACCATGATGCAA GTGGAAGAAAAACCTGATGTCACTTACAGTGATGTTGGTGGCTGTAAAGAGCAGATTGAAAAGCTGAGAGAGGTGGTTGAAACCCCTCTGCTTCAC CCTGAAAGATTTGTGAACCTTGGAATTGAGCCTCCCAAAGGAGTGCTTTTGTTTGGACCACCTGGCACAGGCAAAACCCTCTGTGCCCGTGCCGTGGCTAACAGGACTGATGCCTGCTTCATCAGGGTGATTGGGTCTGAGCTGGTGCAGAAATACGTGGGAGAG ggAGCTCGAATGGTTCGTGAACTCTTTGAAATGGCCAGAACTAAAAAAGCTTGCCTTATATTCTTTGATGAGATTGATGCCATTGGAG GTGCCCGTTTCGATGACGGCGCGGGCGGTGACAACGAGGTGCAGCGCACCATGCTGGAGCTCATCAACCAGCTGGATGGCTTCGACCCCCGGGGCAACATCAAAGTGCTGATGGCCACAAACAGGCCGGACACCCTGGACCCAGCTCTGATGAGGCCTGGCAGGCTGGACAGGAAGATAGAGTTCAGCCTGCCTGATCTCGAG GGGCGGACTCACATCTTCAAGATCCACGCTCGTTCCATGAGTGTGGAGAGGGACATCAGGTTTGAGCTGCTGGCTCGGCTGTGTCCGAACAGCACAG GTGCTGAGATCCGCAGTGTGTGCACGGAGGCGGGAATGTTCGCCATCCGCGCGCGCCGGAAAATCGCCACCGAGAAGGATTTCCTGGAGGCCGTGAACAAAGTCATCAAATCCTACGCCAAGTTCAGCGCCACCCCCCGCTACATGACCTACAACTAA